A segment of the Streptomyces sp. L2 genome:
CCGCTTGCTCATCTTGGTGATCTCCATGGGGGACGCGCACACGTGGTACGCGGAATACGAAGGGGGACTGGTCGTGCTCAGGCGGAGGCCGGGGAGCACGGCGGTCCACGCCGTCCCAGGGAGTGGGCGAGGAGCAGGTCGCGGGCGGCGGCCGTTCTCGGGGCCGGGCGCGGCAGCCGGCGCGGCGCGGACACTCGTTCCGAGTCGGCGGCGGATGCCGGGAGCAGGGGGCGGACCGCCCTCAGAGCCGTCGCCGCGAGCGCGCGCAGCAGCTGGGTCAGGGCCCGCTCGCCCCGGCGCAGCCAGGCGGCGGCCAGCAGGCCGACCCCGACGTGCACGGCGAGCAGCAGCCAGGCCGCGGCGGGGCTCGCGTGGGCGAGCAGCGCGTCGGCGCGGGTCGCACCGCCGGTCACCTGCGCCAGCGGGGTGCCGACGGCGCCGCCCTCGCAGAGCACGTCGAAGCCGACCGCGTGCAGCGGGCCCGCGACCGGGCCGCCCGCCCTGCCGTAGCAGGCCTGCTGCCCGGTGGTGAACACCGTGTCCGCCGTCAGCTCCAGCGGGATCAGCAGGGCGGCGATCCGGGCGAAGCCGCGCTCCCGGCCGGCCAGCAGGTACGCCGTGGCGAACACGCCGGCGGCGACCGCGGCCACCGTGCCGAACGGCAGGGGGGCCTGGGACAGCAGCACGTGCGACGCGGTGCTGAGCGTCACGACGACGGCCGTGAACAGCGCCGCGCGCACGGCTCTGAGCTGGGTCCCGGATATGTCCATAGCGAGAGGACAGTGTGGCACGCCGGCCGTTAAGGGAGCCCTAAAGGGTGGCTGTGAGTCCGGGAAGGTTACAGGCCCGGAATCCGGCCGTTGCGGAACAGGTCGACGAAGACCTGGTGATCGGCGCGCGCGCGTGCGCCGTAGCTGTGCGCGAAGTCCACCAGGAGGGGTGCGAAGCCCTCCTCGTCGGCCGCGAGGGCCGCGTCGATGGCCCGCTCGGTGGAGAACGGCACCAGGGACTCGCCGGAGGTGTCGTCCGCCGCCGCGTGCATGGTGGCCGTGGCCCGGCCGAGGTCGGCGACGACGGCCGCGATCTCCTCCGGGTCGTCGATGTCGCCCCAGTCCAGGTCCACCGCGTACGGCGAGACCTCGGCGACCAGCTGTCCCGTGCCGTCCAGCTCGGTCCAGCCCAGCCACGGGTCGGCGTGCGCCTGGAGGGCGCGCTGGGAGATCACCGTGCGGTGGCCCTCGTGCTGGAAGTAGCCGCGGATCGCCGGGTCGGTGATGTGGCGGGAGACCGCCGGGTGCTGCGCCTGCTTGATGTAGATCACGACGTCGTTCTCCAGGGCGTCGCTGTGCCCCTCCAGCAGGATGTTGTACGACGGCAGCCCGGCCGAACCGATGCCGATCCCGCGGCGGCCGACGACGTCCTTGACCCGGTAGGAGTCGGGGTGGGCCAGGGAGGTCTCCGGCAGCGTCTCCAGATAGCCGTCGAAGGCGGCCAGGACCTTGTAGCGGGTGGCCGCGTCCAGCTCGATGGAGCCGCCGCCCGGCGCGAAGCGGCGCTCGAAGTCGCGGATCTCCGTCATCGAGTCCAGCAGCCCGAACCGGGTCAGCGAGCGGGCGTCGCGCAGCGCGTCCAGCAGCGGCCCCTGCGCGGTGTCCAGCGTGAACGGCGGCACCTCGTCGCTCTTGGCGCCCGTGGCCAGCGCGTGGATCCGCTCCCGGTAGGCCGCCGCGTAGATCGTCACCAGCTCGGTGATCTGCTCGTCGCTGAGCGCCTTCGCGTACCCGATGAGCGCGATCGACGCCGAGAACCGCTTGACGTCCCAGGTGAACGGGCCGACGTAGGCCTCGTCGAAGTCGTTGACGTTGAAGACCAGGCGGCCGTTGGAGTCCATGTACGTGCCGAAGTTCTCGGCGTGCAGGTCGCCGTGGATCCACACGCGCGAGGTGCGGTCGTCCAGGTACGGGCCGCCGCGCTTCTCCGCGTCGAGATCGTGGTAGAAGAGGCACGCCGTGCCCCGGTAGAACGCGAAGGCCGAGGCCGCCATCTTCCGGAACTTCACCCGGAACGCGGCCGGGTCGGCGGCCAGGAGCCGGCCGAAGGCGGTGTCGAAGACGGCGAGGATCTCCTCGCCGCGCTGCTCGTCGCTGAGCTGGGGGACCGACATCGCTGGGTGCCTCCTGGTACGGAACGGGTGGTGCGTGAACTTCGGATACGGGCCGGACACGGTTCCGACGGCTCTTCCGCCGTCTTCAACGGGCGACGCCACGCGGGAGTGCCCGGTTCCCGCACGACGGTACGTCGGGATGCCCCACGAGTGTCAGTGGCCGGGCATAGACTTCGACGCTGACCCCCAGAGCGTCCGCCAGCCCGTCGTCAGCCGACCGTCAGCATGTCATCCGCCCGTCGCCCAGAGTTTCCGTTGGAGGCCGAAACCGTGTCCAAGCCGCCGTTCACGCACCTGCACGTCCACACCCAGTACTCGCTGCTGGACGGCGCCGCGCGGCTGAAGGACATGTTCAACGCGTGCAACGAGATGGGCATGACGCACATCGCCATGTCCGACCACGGCAACCTCCACGGGGCGTACGACTTCTTCCATTCCGCGAAGAAGGCCGGAATCACCCCGATCATCGGGATCGAGGCGTATGTCGCCCCCGAGTCCCGGCGCAACAAGCGCAAGATCCAGTGGGGCCAGCCGCACCAGAAGCGCGACGACGTCTCCGGCTCCGGCGGTTACACCCACAAGACGATGTGGGCGGTGAACAGCACCGGCCTGCACAACCTCTTCCGCCTCTCCTCCGACGCGTACGCCGAGGGCTGGCTGCAGAAGTGGCCCCGGATGGACAAGGAGACCATCTCCCAGTGGTCCGAGGGCATCGTCGCCTCCACCGGCTGCCCCTCCGGCGAGGTGCAGACCCGGCTGCGCCTCGGCCACTTCGACGAGGCCCTCAAGGCCGCCGCCGACTACCAGGACATCTTCGGCAAGGACCGCTACTTCCTGGAGCTGATGGACCACGGCATCGACATCGAGCACCGGGTCCGCGACGGCCTGCTGGAGATCGGCAAGAAGCTCGGCATCCCCCCGCTGGTCACCAACGACTCGCACTACACCTACGCGCACGAGGCCGGCGCGCACGACGCCCTGCTGTGCATCCAGACCGGCAAGAACCTCTCCGACCCCGACCGCTTCAAGTTCGACGGCACCGGCTACTACCTGAAGTCCACCGACGAGATGTACGCCATCGACTCCTCGGACGCCTGGCAGGAGGGCTGCGCCAACACCCTCCTGGTCGCCGAGATGGTCGACACCGAGGGCATGTTCCTCAAGCGCGACCTCATGCCCAAGTTCGACATCCCCGAGGGCTACACCGAGGTCACCTGGTTCAAGGAGGAGGTCCGCCGCGGCATGGAGCGGCGCTTCCCCGGCGGCGTCCCCGACGACCGCCAGAAGCAGGTCGAGTACGAGATGGACATCATCATCCAGATGGGGTTCCCGGGGTACTTCCTCGTGGTCGCCGACTTCATCATGTGGGCCAAGAACAACGGCATCGCCGTCGGCCCCGGCCGAGGCTCCGCGGCCGGCTCGATCGTCGCCTACGCCATGGGCATCACCGACCTCGACCCGATCCCGCACGGCCTGATCTTCGAGCGGTTCCTCAACCCCGAGCGCGTCTCCATGCCCGACGTCGACATCGACTTCGACGAGCGCAGGCGCGTCGAGGTCATCCGGTACGTCACGGAGAAGTACGGCGCCGACAAGGTCGCCATGATCGGCACCTACGGCAAGATCAAGGCCAAGAACGCCATCAAGGACTCCGCGCGCGTGCTGGGCTACCCGTACGCCATGGGCGACCGCCTCACCAAGGCGATGCCCGCCGACGTCCTCGGCAAGGGCATCGACCTCAACGGCATCACCGACTCCTCGCACCCCCGGTACAACGAGGCGGGCGAGATCCGCTCGATGTACGAGAACGAGCCCGACGTGAAGAAGGTCATCGACACCGCCAAGGGCGTCGAGGGCCTGGTGCGGCAGATGGGCGTGCACGCGGCCGGCGTGATCATGTCCAGCGAGACCATCACCGAGCACGTGCCCGTCTGGGTCCGGCACACCGACGGCGTCACCATCACGCAGTGGGACTACCCGAGCTGCGAGTCGCTCGGCCTGCTGAAGATGGACTTCCTCGGCCTGCGCAACCTGACGATCATGGACGACGCCGTCAAGATGGTGAAGTCCAACAAGGGCACCGACATCGACCTGCTGTCGCTGCCGCTCGACGACCCGACGACGTTCGAACTGCTCCAGCGCGGCGACACCCTCGGCGTCTTCCAGTTCGACGGCGGCCCCATGCGCTCGCTGCTGCGGCTGATGAAGCCCGACAACTTCGAGGACATCTCCGCCGTCTCCGCGCTCTACCGTCCCGGCCCGATGGGCATGGACTCGCACACCAACTACGCGCTGCGCAAGAACAAGCTCCAGGAGATCACCCCCATCCACAAGGAGCTCGAAGAGCCCCTCAAGGAGGTCCTGGACGTCACCTACGGCCTGATCGTCTACCAGGAGCAGGTGCAGAAGGCCGCCCAGATCATCGCCGGCTACTCGCTCGGCGAGGCCGACATCCTGCGCCGCGTGATGGGCAAGAAGAAGCCCGACGAACTGGCGAAGAACTTCACCATCTTCCAGGCCGGCGCGCAGAAGAACGGCTACACCGACGAGGCCATCCAGGCCCTGTGGGACGTGCTGGTCCCGTTCGCCGGCTACGCGTTCAACAAAGCCCACTCCGCCGCCTACGGCCTGGTGTCCTACTGGACCGCCTACCTGAAGGCCAACTACCCCGCCGAGTACATGGCCGCGCTGCTGACCTCCGTCAAGGACGACAAGGACAAGTCGGCGATCTACCTCAACGAGTGCCGCCGCATGGGCATCAAGGTGCTCCCGCCGAACGTCAACGAGTCGGTGCACAACTTCGCCGCCCAGGGCGACGACGTCATCCTGTTCGGCCTCGAAGCCGTGCGCAACGTCGGCACGAACGTCGTCGAGTCCATCATCAGGAGCCGCAAGGCCAAGGGGAAGTACGTCTCCTTCCCCGACTACCTCGACAAGGTCGAGGCGGTCGCCTGCAACAAGCGCACCACCGAGTCGCTGATCAAGGCCGGTGCCTTCGACACGATGGGCCACACCCGCAAGGGGCTCACCGCACAGTACGAACCGATGATCGACAACGTGGTCGCGGTCAAGCGCAAGGAGGCCGAGGGGCAGTTCGACCTCTTCGGCGGCGGCGACGAGGACAGCAGCGAGCCCGGCTTCGGACTCGACGTGGAGTTCACCACCGAGGAGTGGGACAAGACCTACCTGCTCGCCCAGGAGCGGGAGATGCTCGGGCTGTACGTCTCCGACCACCCGCTCTTCGGCCTCGAACACGTGCTGTCCGACAAGGCCGACGCCGGCATCTCCCAGCTCACCGGCGGCGAGCACGCCGACGGCGCGGTCGTCACCATCGGCGGCATCATCTCCGGCCTCCAGCGCAAGATGACCAAGCAGGGCAACGCCTGGGCGATCGCCACGGTCGAGGACCTCGCCGGCTCCATCGAGTGCATGTTCTTCCCGGCGACGTACCAGCTCATCTCGACCCAACTCGTCGAGGACGCCGTCGTGTTCGTCAAGGGCCGCCTCGACAAGCGCGAGGACGTGCCCCGGCTCGTCGCCATGGAGCTGATGGTCCCCGACCTGTCCAACGCCGGCACCAACGCGCCCGTGGTCCTCACCATCCCCGCGACGAGGGTCACCCCGCCGATGGTCAGCAGGCTCGGCGAGATCCTCAGCCACCACAAGGGCGACAGCGAGGTCCGCATCAAGCTCCAGGGTCCGCGCAAGACCACCGTGCTGCGCCTGGACCGGCACCGGGTCAAGCCCGACCCGGCCCTCTTCGGCGACCTGAAGGTGCTGCTCGGCCCGTCCTGCCTGGCCGGCTGAACCGCACAGGCGGGAACCAGCTGAACCGCACGGCGGGGAACCGGCCGAGCCGCACGGGCGAGAAGGGGCGCACCCTCGACGGGTGCGCCCCTTCTGCGTGCCTGGGCCTGAACCGGCCCTTTAGTTGTGGCCGTAGCGCTTCGGCTGTTTACGGCCCGAGTCGCCGGGGTCACCGGGGATGTGGGACACCGGCGCCTCGT
Coding sequences within it:
- the dnaE gene encoding DNA polymerase III subunit alpha, which produces MSKPPFTHLHVHTQYSLLDGAARLKDMFNACNEMGMTHIAMSDHGNLHGAYDFFHSAKKAGITPIIGIEAYVAPESRRNKRKIQWGQPHQKRDDVSGSGGYTHKTMWAVNSTGLHNLFRLSSDAYAEGWLQKWPRMDKETISQWSEGIVASTGCPSGEVQTRLRLGHFDEALKAAADYQDIFGKDRYFLELMDHGIDIEHRVRDGLLEIGKKLGIPPLVTNDSHYTYAHEAGAHDALLCIQTGKNLSDPDRFKFDGTGYYLKSTDEMYAIDSSDAWQEGCANTLLVAEMVDTEGMFLKRDLMPKFDIPEGYTEVTWFKEEVRRGMERRFPGGVPDDRQKQVEYEMDIIIQMGFPGYFLVVADFIMWAKNNGIAVGPGRGSAAGSIVAYAMGITDLDPIPHGLIFERFLNPERVSMPDVDIDFDERRRVEVIRYVTEKYGADKVAMIGTYGKIKAKNAIKDSARVLGYPYAMGDRLTKAMPADVLGKGIDLNGITDSSHPRYNEAGEIRSMYENEPDVKKVIDTAKGVEGLVRQMGVHAAGVIMSSETITEHVPVWVRHTDGVTITQWDYPSCESLGLLKMDFLGLRNLTIMDDAVKMVKSNKGTDIDLLSLPLDDPTTFELLQRGDTLGVFQFDGGPMRSLLRLMKPDNFEDISAVSALYRPGPMGMDSHTNYALRKNKLQEITPIHKELEEPLKEVLDVTYGLIVYQEQVQKAAQIIAGYSLGEADILRRVMGKKKPDELAKNFTIFQAGAQKNGYTDEAIQALWDVLVPFAGYAFNKAHSAAYGLVSYWTAYLKANYPAEYMAALLTSVKDDKDKSAIYLNECRRMGIKVLPPNVNESVHNFAAQGDDVILFGLEAVRNVGTNVVESIIRSRKAKGKYVSFPDYLDKVEAVACNKRTTESLIKAGAFDTMGHTRKGLTAQYEPMIDNVVAVKRKEAEGQFDLFGGGDEDSSEPGFGLDVEFTTEEWDKTYLLAQEREMLGLYVSDHPLFGLEHVLSDKADAGISQLTGGEHADGAVVTIGGIISGLQRKMTKQGNAWAIATVEDLAGSIECMFFPATYQLISTQLVEDAVVFVKGRLDKREDVPRLVAMELMVPDLSNAGTNAPVVLTIPATRVTPPMVSRLGEILSHHKGDSEVRIKLQGPRKTTVLRLDRHRVKPDPALFGDLKVLLGPSCLAG
- a CDS encoding DUF2252 domain-containing protein, with the translated sequence MSVPQLSDEQRGEEILAVFDTAFGRLLAADPAAFRVKFRKMAASAFAFYRGTACLFYHDLDAEKRGGPYLDDRTSRVWIHGDLHAENFGTYMDSNGRLVFNVNDFDEAYVGPFTWDVKRFSASIALIGYAKALSDEQITELVTIYAAAYRERIHALATGAKSDEVPPFTLDTAQGPLLDALRDARSLTRFGLLDSMTEIRDFERRFAPGGGSIELDAATRYKVLAAFDGYLETLPETSLAHPDSYRVKDVVGRRGIGIGSAGLPSYNILLEGHSDALENDVVIYIKQAQHPAVSRHITDPAIRGYFQHEGHRTVISQRALQAHADPWLGWTELDGTGQLVAEVSPYAVDLDWGDIDDPEEIAAVVADLGRATATMHAAADDTSGESLVPFSTERAIDAALAADEEGFAPLLVDFAHSYGARARADHQVFVDLFRNGRIPGL